A part of Fusarium oxysporum Fo47 chromosome III, complete sequence genomic DNA contains:
- a CDS encoding exopolygalacturonase has translation MKVSSFFSTLSLFAGVLAGAIDLPAGVPRSIEEFRAKHPYELPVKRSHRKVYTIRHSKNDNDDVSSEFYKGLKKANKGGTLYLPKGQTFVIGKPLDLTFLNDIHVHLEGEIKFTNDTEYWQKNAYKHPFQNSIMFWKWGGKNIKLYGKGVLNGNGQRWWNEFAGKEILDTTNAYLRPILFYAQNATNLDIQGVHFKDSPCWTNFVVTSKDISFKDVICTARSTNATALPKNTDFFDSLNVENLNVERAWVDIGDDCFSPKSNATNVHVDTMYCNGTHGQSIGSLGQYKGEMSFVKDVVIENVWMLNGQHGARLKTWAGPDIGYGFIDNVTFRNFWGGNNEYTAFIDSCYFNINATTCAQYPSRMNITNILFDNFTGYSSGKYGNAVAKLTCSTSKDAVCENIKFKDFNIKTPCGGDPVFLCDGVKDIGVDCVSATSAAGKAALANKCVAPQASASPFKVRKFNG, from the exons ATGAAGgtctcgagcttcttctcaaccctctccctcttcgcAGGCGTTCTCGCCGGGGCCATCGACCTCCCTGCCGGTGTTCCTCGCAGCATTGAAGAGTTCCGCGCCAAGCATCCCTATGAACTTCCCGTCAAGAGAAGTCATCGCAAGGTCTATACTATCAGACATAGTAAGAACGACAACGATGATGTCTCGTCAGAGTTCTATaagggcttgaagaaggcgaACAAGGGAGGTACTCTGTATCTCCCCAAGGGTCAGACTTTTGTCATTGGCAAGCCCCTTGATCTCACCTTTTTGAATGATATTCATGTTCATCTTGAGGGTGAGATTAAGTTTACCAATGACACAGAGTATTGGCAGAAGAATGCTTATAAGCATCCTTTCCAG AACTCGATCATGTTCTGGAAGTGGGGTGGCAAGAACATCAAACTTTACGGAAAGGGTGTTCTGAACGGTAACGGTCAGCGATGGTGGAACG AGTTTGCCGGCAAGGAGATTCTTGACACTACCAACGCCTACCTCCGACCTATTCTGTTCTATGCTCAGAACGCCACCAACCTGGACATCCAAGGAGTTCACTTCAAGGACTCCCCCTGCTGGACCAATTTTGTCGTCACCT CCAAGGACATCTCGTTCAAGGACGTCATCTGCACTGCTCGCTCTACCAACGCCACTGCTCTTCCCAAGAACACTGACTTCTTTGACTCCCTGAACGTTGAGAACCTCAATGTTGAGCGTGCCTGGGTTGACATTGGTGATGATTGCTTCTCCCCCAAGAGCAACGCCACCAACGTCCACGTCGACACCATGTACTGTAACG GCACCCACGGTCAGTCCATTGGCTCTCTCGGCCAGTACAAGGGCGAGATGTCCTTCGTCAAGGACGTCGTCATCGAGAACGTCTGGATGCTCAACGGCCAACACGGCGCCCGTCTCAAGACCTGGGCCGGCCCCGACATCGGCTACGGCTTCATCGACAACGTGACCTTCCGCAACTTCTGGGGCGGCAACAACGAGTACACCGCCTTCATCGACTCGTGCtacttcaacatcaacgcTACTACCTGCGCCCAGTACCCCTCTCGCAtgaacatcaccaacattcTCTTCGACAACTTCACCGGCTACAGCTCCGGCAAGTACGGTAACGCTGTTGCCAAGTTGACTTGTTCGACTAGCAAGGATGCTGTCTGTGAGAacatcaagttcaaggacttTAACATCAAGACTCCTTGTGGTGGAGACCCTGTGTTCTTGTGTGATGGTGTTAAGGATATCGGTGTGGATTGTGTTAGTGCTACTAGTGCGGCGGGTAAGGCTGCTTTGGCGAATAAGTGTGTTGCGCCTCAGGCTTCTGCGAGCCCTTTCAAGGTTAGAAAGTTCAACGGTTAA
- a CDS encoding major facilitator superfamily domain-containing protein, whose protein sequence is MSVEKEMTKAGEHHEQVGISQELSDALSSYTPGSPEEKKLVKKIDLFLMPILWIMYILNYVDRTNIGNAKIAGMGDDLKLTDEMYAWVLSIFFFGYLICEVPSNMVLSRSRPSIFLPGIMIVWGSLCAVMSVSKNYSTILAFRFILGCIESGFFPGVLYLLSSWYTRAELGKRFAIFYAAAVLSGAFGGLLAGGITSGLHDAHGITGWRWLFIVEGVATVGVGIIACFVLLDYPHNSKRLSPQERQLAQIRIVADGLASTSSLSGRLTHWQAFVAAISDPRTYIFIVLFMLDVGAGTISYFIPTITKTLGYSSVKAQYMTVPIYAVATVVLIFVAWSSDRHIERRWHITSALVLGCVGSVVCAAVQNPIVRYAMICLVASGIWSALPLILSWASATVSLPPEKRAIVLALVNAFGNFSSVYGSRIWPTRDSPAYHVGFGVTAAFLGTGAILASVLPLLCKITAHKGTAAERAVLAGAQTEERNGTGSEAASAK, encoded by the exons ATGAGCGTCGAGAAAGAAATGACCAAGGCTGGGGAGCATCATGAGCAAGTCGGCATCTCACAAGAGCTGTCGGACGCTCTGAGCAGCTACACCCCCGGCAGCcctgaggagaagaagctcgtcaagaagatcgaccTCTTCCTGATGCCCATTTTATGGATTATGTACATCCTGAATTACGTCGATCGCACGAACATT GGTAACGCAAAAATCGCCGGTATGGGCGACGACCTGAAGCTCACCGATGAGATGTATGCCTGGGttctctccatcttcttcttcggctACTTGATCTGCGAAGTCCCTTCCAACATGGTTCTCTCACGAAGCCGCCCCTCGATCTTCCTCCCAGGCATCATGATCGTCTGGGGCTCCCTGTGCGCCGTCATGTCCGTCAGCAAGAATTACAGCACCATCCTCGCCTTCCGCTTCATCCTTGGTTGCATCGAGTCTGGCTTCTTCCCGGGTGTCTTGTACCTTCTTAGTTCGTGGTATACGCGTGCAGAGCTGGGCAAGCGGTTTGCCATCTTCTACGCTGCTGCGGTTCTCTCGGGTGCTTTTGGTGGTCTGCTTGCTGGTGGCATCACGTCAGGTCTGCATGATGCTCATGGTATCACGGGATGGCGCTGGCTCTTTATCGTTGAGGGAGTAGCCACTGTCGGTGTTGGCATCATCGCTTGCTTTGTGTTGCTTGACTATCCTCATAACTCAAAGCGACTCAGCCCGCAGGAGCGTCAACTGGCTCAAATTCGCATCGTGGCTGATGGCCTCGCCTCGACAAGCAGTCTTAGCGGTCGACTCACCCATTGGCAAGCCTTCGTTGCTGCCATTTCCGATCCCCGAACCTACATCTTCATTGTTCTCTTTATGCTCGATGTCGGCGCAGGAACAATCTCCTACTTCATCCCGACAATCACAAAGACGCTTGGCTACAGCTCGGTCAAGGCTCAGTACATGACGGTGCCCATCTACGCTGTTGCTACTGTAGTGCTTATCTTTGTCGCCTGGTCCTCAGATCGCCACATCGAACGCCGCTGGCACATTACATCAGCACTCGTCCTCGGTTGCGTCGGCAGCGTCGTCTGCGCCGCCGTCCAGAACCCCATCGTACGATACGCGATGATCTGCTTGGTGGCCTCTGGAATCTGGTCAGCACTCCCTTTGATTCTCTCATGGGCCAGCGCAACTGTGAGCTTGCCTCCGGAGAAGCGCGCCATCGTTCTTGCGCTTGTCAATGCTTTCGGAAATTTCTCCAGCGTCTATGGAAGCCGAATCTGGCCTACAAGGGACTCGCCAGCGTATCATGTTGGCTTTGGTGTCACCGCTGCTTTCCTCGGAACGGGTGCAATTCTTGCCTCTGTTTTGCCTCTGCTGTGCAAGATTACTGCTCACAAAGGCACAGCCGCCGAAAGGGCTGTTCTTGCTGGTGCTCAGACTGAGGAGCGAAATGGAACTGGTAGTGAGGCGGCATCGGCCAAGTGA
- a CDS encoding acyl transferase/acyl hydrolase/lysophospholipase has protein sequence MADLILPARAVPSLYNKSTKSPVKSNTKAKRPPVSSVPVVGTLQKAIKSANDTWQWCKDGLTEDQRSKIKQLEERKRMLCLSMQNAESYAQWESAAKELDSLEGNDEWKRDSSSGDYNPELIEQRLHDLDEARTKCDVHTMMHLIRTALSRDLGGMDNVDLYRHSYSGTKHLIERYVESTIRTIDAVVTQSRLDQSIENRDLLEGILFARQSYGRSALLLSGGGTFGMSHIGVLKALFEAQLLPRIISGASAGSIVCAAMCTRTDEEIPKLIEEFPYGDLAVFEDPSGQDGVWSNLRRLLTEGSWSDIKHLTRVMRGLMGDMTFQEAYNRTRRILNICVSTASMYELPRLLNYVTAPNVMIWSAVAASCSVPLVFNAAPLLVKDPITGEHQPWNPTPQRWIDGSVDNDLPMTRLAEMFNVNHFIVSQVNPHVVPFLAKDDHLSPFRKPERGQQTNGEDYDWIHTMTSLARDEALHRLHFLAELGIMPNLTTKFQSVLSQKYSGDINILPEMSINDLPRLLSNPSPEFMMRACLMGERATWPKLSRVRDRCAIELALDRAVHRLRARVVFSQSQRDLRHLNVTAGNIPLKLPARVKQGQAVIEPPAEIKNQKRHRRKSGSSLHVAPRQWLLLDTSTITDDETEQEERIEMESRRRAGSPVAQRKPRLNRASRSQIHIHTRATLSAVVDAEEVNPTFNFSKPITPPLKSPKGSESQAVSDTSKPATPEPDNVTSATEAEPSEVFHSSDGREDTDVSDPETIEVHQLSSTLNKAVSVDEPNGPAARAGWILWD, from the exons ATGGCCGACCTTATTCTTCCTGCCCGCGCGGTCCCCAGTCTGTACAATAAATCTACAAAATCCCCAGTTAAATCAAATACGAAAGCGAAGCGACCGCCGGTATCTTCAGTTCCTGTTGTCGGAACGCTACAAAAAGCGATCAAATCGGCAAACGATACATGGCAGTGGTGCAAAGATGGCTTGACAGAAGACCAGCGCTCGAAGATCAAGCagttggaggagagaaagcGCATGCTATGCCTGTCCATGCAAAAT GCTGAGTCCTACGCACAATGGGAGAGTGCTGCGAAAGAACTAGATAGCCTCGAAGGCAACGATGAATGGAAGCGCGACTCCTCGTCAGGCGACTATAACCCCGAATTAATCGAACAAAGACTCCACGATCTCGACGAAGCGCGGACGAAATGCGACGTACACACAATGATGCACTTGATCCGTACCGCTTTGTCTCGTGACCTTGGCGGCATGGACAACGTCGACCTCTACCGACATTCTTACTCTGGAACGAAACATCTTATCGAGCGATATGTCGAATCTACAATAAGAACTATCGATGCAGTTGTTACACAAAGTCGTCTGGATCAGAGTATTGAGAACAGAGACCTACTTGAAGGAATACTATTTGCTCGACAGAGTTATGGCCGAAGCGCGTTACTTTTGTCTGGTGGCGGTACCTTTGGCATGTCGCATATTGGTGTTCTCAAAGCCCTTTTCGAAGCGCAACTATTACCGCGAATCATCTCAGGTGCAAGTGCTGGAAGTATCGTGTGTGCCGCGATGTGTACCAGGACGGATGAGGAGATCCCGAAGCTTATTGAAGAGTTTCCGTATGGGGATCTTGCGGTTTTCGAGGATCCCAGTGGTCAAGATGGTGTCTGGAGTAACTTGCGACGGTTGTTGACGGAGGGAAGTTGGTCTGACATCAAGCATCTTACCCGGGTAATGAGGGGATTGATGGGCGACATGACGTTCCAAGAGGCTTACAACCGGACGCGGCGCATTCTCAATATATGTGTTTCCACGGCTTCGATGTACGAATTGCCGCGTCTTCTCAACTACGTCACTGCGCCGAATGTCATGATTTGGTCGGCGGTTGCTGCATCATGTTCTGTCCCTCTCGTCTTCAACGCCGCGCCGTTGCTCGTCAAGGATCCGATTACTGGGGAGCATCAACCTTGGAACCCTACACCACAAAGATGGATCGACGGGTCTGTGGATAACGATTTGCCGATGACACGCCTTGCGGAAATGTTCAACGTCAACCATTTTATTGTTTCTCAAGTCAATCCGCACGTCGTGCCATTCCTCGCAAAAGATGACCACTTGTCACCATTTCGAAAGCCAGAACGAGGTCAGCAAACAAACGGCGAAGACTACGATTGGATTCACACCATGACATCTCTTGCGCGCGACGAGGCCTTGCATCGACTTCATTTTCTGGCCGAACTCGGTATCATGCCCAACCTTACGACCAAGTTCCAGAGTGTTCTTAGCCAGAAATATTCCGGCGACATCAACATTCTTCCCGAGATGAGTATAAACGACTTGCCCCGGTTGTTAAGCAACCCAAGTCCAGAATTCATGATGCGAGCATGTCTCATGGGCGAACGAGCAACATGGCCCAAATTGAGCCGAGTGCGTGATCGGTGCGCGATTGAACTGGCATTAGATCGGGCTGTACACAGACTTCGAGCTCGAGTTGTCTTTTCGCAAAGTCAACGCGATCTCAGGCATTTGAACGTCACTGCTGGAAACATTCCGCTTAAGCTGCCAGCTAGAGTAAAGCAGGGCCAAGCAGTTATTGAGCCACCTGCGGAGATTAAGAACCAGAAGCGACATCGCCGCAAGTCTGGAAGCAGTCTACACGTCGCACCCCGACAGTGGCTATTACTTGATACGAGCACTATCACCGATGACGAGACGGAACAAGAGGAGCGCATTGAGATGGAGTCTCGTCGACGCGCTGGGTCTCCCGTCGCACAGCGCAAACCCCGCCTCAACCGTGCATCCCGCTCACAGATCCATATTCACACCCGGGCTACCCTCTCAGCTGTCGTCGATGCAGAAGAAGTGAACCCAACATTTAACTTTTCCAAGCCAATTACTCCACCATTAAAGAGTCCAAAGGGCAGCGAGTCACAGGCTGTATCCGACACATCCAAGCCAGCGACACCAGAGCCAGACAATGTCACCTCCGCAACAGAGGCAGAACCAAGTGAGGTGTTCCACTCGAGCGACGGCCGAGAAGACACAGATGTCAGCGATCCTGAAACGATTGAAGTCCATCAATTGTCGAGTACACTTAACAAGGCGGTTAGTGTAGATGAACCGAATGGGCCAGCTGCGAGGGCGGGTTGGATTCTTTGGGACTAG
- a CDS encoding major facilitator superfamily domain-containing protein produces MQPLDKNYCGIVIENTYGDRQRVVEDYQHTVIETTSDVTTATATTESTSSEATATSSSSGTTFTTDEATTTKAATTSEEATSSTEDADATPTIDPNYQPLVQQDPECLEPADGDHGAIDPGTQDDYAEDFSSQEPDGGWEAGADIQHSYKETSHGVVYEYKVNWAQDCITDGDTQDIRWPLGQAGDITAYSLMRDAFEKCSKTETMYKGSRNHSDCHRPLNFPKVGLALYIMTVTEVGCMGVKPNMNIMDHTTPEGKILTDAWNTVISKPGGPQRVYWGLESVEPSMVWCFFDFDSIEQHRRFAEEYGADAVKDIPKICTYGEFSKHIKMVPSSDVLGSPLTEIILAYFPQDISEEKKEALSSKIQEILRQAFSGEARVAHACGVENDFPARGEDGQPRSVLMGFVGLSHSEAWGTYRQTDAWKEALSSIERLEGFMTKKVNTPTGVLDQERNASREPSLFDQKELDRLGRERPACFSNLLSELGFIFAVVGSMMVSEYFVSGFNIILPSLAVTLEIPDEVRTWPAAVINLTTAVLLLPFARLSEIHGGRFIFLGGHVWLIIWSIIGGFSQNPTMLIACRAMQGLGPSAFLPSSVAIMSRIYRPGPRKNLVFSMLGAFSCIGFYSGIFFGALSAQVLGWKWYFFIGAFFCASIFITGLLTIPKSHGDSLPDLKMDWLGTATVVPGLALVVYALTDGGNAPQGWRTPYVYVTLILGIICLALFVYIEGWRASQPLMPAEVFKTKYMSRLVFALFMSYGSFGLFLFYASFYIESVLHIGPLLTAAWFIPLAAGGFILAIVGGFVLHILSGRLLLIISGLGFLGSTVLFALIPDSGRSNSFLYWAFVFPAMILATVGVDIAFNVTNVFITTSLPNHLQAVAGALITSLLYLGMAFWLGVGEMAVSAQKDIKGAEDVDARSQYQIGFWTGAGLAVASLLIFITVRMESAKADLTADEKAQRERERAVEQSTE; encoded by the exons ATGCAACCGTTGGATAAGAACTATTGTGGCATCGTCATTGAGAATACGTATGGCGACAGACAACGAGTCGTCGAGGACTACCAGCATACGGTCATTGAAACTACAAGTGATGTAACAACAGCTACCGCGACAACAGAGTCAACTTCTTCGGAGGCAACAGCAACCTCTTCTTCTAGCGGCACAACCTTCACCACCGACGAGGCTACTACCACAAAAGCGGCGACTACTTCGGAAGAAGCAACCTCAAGCACAGAAGATGCCGATGCGACCCCCACAATTGATCCCAACTACCAGCCCCTGGTACAGCAAGACCCTGAATGTCTCGAACCGGCAGATGGAGATCACGGCGCCATTGATCCAGGTACTCAAGATGACTATGCTGAGGACTTTAGCAGCCAGGAACCAGATGGAGGATGGGAGGCTGGAGCAGATATCCAGCATTCTTATAAGGAAACATCCCATGGTGTTGTCTACGAGTACAAGGTCAACTGGGCCCAAGACTGTATTACTGATGGAGATACCCAAGATATCAGATGGCCTTTGGGTCAAGCTGGTGATATTACTGCATACTCGCTCATGAGGGATGCTTTTGAGAAAT GCAGCAAGACTGAGACCATGTACAAAGGAAGCCGAAATCACTCTGACTGCCATAGACCACTAAACTTCCCTAAAGTCGGCCTTGCTCTCTACATTATGACTGTAACCGAAGTCGGCTGCATGGGTGTCAAGCCCAACATGAACATCATGGACCATACCACTCCAGAGGGCAAAATCCTGACTGACGCTTGGAATACCGTCATCAGCAAGCCTGGTGGCCCTCAAAGAGTTTACTGGGGCCTGGAATCGGTTGAACCATCAATGGTCTGGTGCTTTTTCGACTTTGATTCGATCGAGCAACATCGGCGATTTGCTGAGGA ATACGGCGCAGATGCAGTTAAGGATATTCCCAAGATCTGCACGTATGGAGAGTTCTCGAAGCATATCAAGATGGTTCCGTCTTCTGACGTTCTTGGGTCACCTCTCACAGAGATCATACTGGCATATTTCCCCCAAGACATCTcagaggaaaagaaagaagctcTCTCGTCCAAGATTCAGGAGATTCTCAGACAAGCGTTTTCTGGTGAGGCTAGAGTCGCTCACGCCTGTGGCGTGGAGAACGACTTTCCAGCAAGAGGTGAAGATGGACAGCCGAGATCAGTTCTCATGGGTTTCGTTGGATTGTCTCATTCCGAAGCTTGGGGAACTTATCGTCAGACCGACGCTTGGAAAGAGGCACTCTCGAGTATTGAACGGTTGGAGGGTT TTATGACTAAGAAAGTCAACACTCCAACTGGTGTTCTCGACCAAGAACGCAATGCCTCTCGCGAACCTTCACTCTTTGACCAAAAAGAACTCGATCGTCTAGGTCGAGAGCGTCCAGCATGTTTCTCAAACCTCTTATCGGAGTTGGGCTTTATCTTTGCGGTCGTGGGTTCGATGATGGTTAGCGAGTATTTTGTTTCTGGTTTTAACATTATCCTACCTTCGTTGGCTGTTACACTCGAGATTCCGGATGAGGTTAGGACTTGGCCTGCTGCTGTCATTAATCTTACTACGGCTGTTTTACTTCTTCCGTTCGCGAGACTTTCTGAGATTCATGGTGGAAGattcatcttcctcggcgGACATGTTTGGTTGATTATTTGGTCGATTATCGGAGGTTTCAGTCAGAACCCTACCATGCTTATTGCTTGTCGAGCTATGCAGGGCCTAGGGCCTTCAGCTTTCTTGCCGTCAAGTGTGGCGATCATGTCACGCATTTATCGCCCAGGTCCAAGGAAGAATCTCGTTTTCAGCATGCTTGGCGCCTTTTCTTGCATCGGCTTCTACTCTGGAATCTTCTTCGGTGCATTGTCGGCCCAGGTCCTTGGTTGGAAGTGGTATTTCTTTATTGGTGCTTTCTTTTGCGCAAGTATCTTCATCACTGGTCTTTTGACTATTCCAAAGAGCCATGGAGATTCACTTCCTGATTTGAAGATGGACTGGTTGGGCACTGCTACGGTTGTACCGGGTCTTGCATTGGTGGTGTATGCATTGACTGATGGCGGAAATGCGCCCCAGGGCTGGAGAACTCCTTATGTCTATGTTACCTTGATCTTGGGTATCATCTGTCTCGCACTGTTTGTGTACATCGAGGGATGGCGAGCCAGCCAACCTCTTATGCCTGCAGAAGTTTTCAAGACGAAGTACATGAGTCGATTGGTCTTTGCGCTATTCATGTCCTACGGATCTTTTGGTCTGTTTCTTTTCTACGCTAGCTTCTA CATTGAATCGGTTTTACACATTGGACCCTTGCTCACAGCAGCTTGGTTCATCCCTCTCGCGGCTGGCGGTTTCATTTTGGCTATCGTTGGCGGCTTCGTTCTTCATATCCTTAGCGGGCGATTACTCCTAATCATCTCCGGCCTTGGTTTCCTCGGCTCAACGGTCTTATTTGCACTTATTCCCGACAGTGGACGATCCAACTCATTCCTCTACTGGGCATTTGTCTTCCCCGCCATGATTCTCGCCACAGTTGGAGTAGACATTGCCTTTAACGTTACCAACGTCTTCATCACAACATCCCTCCCTAATCATCTTCAAGCAGTTGCCGGTGCTCTGATCACCAGCTTGCTCTACCTCGGTATGGCATTTTGGCTAGGTGTTGGAGAGATGGCAGTATCTGCGCAAAAGGATATCAAAGGTgctgaggatgttgatgcaCGAAGCCAGTATCAAATTGGTTTCTGGACTGGTGCTGGACTGGCTGTGGCGTCTTTGTTGATCTTTATCACGGTCAGGATGGAATCGGCTAAAGCTGATTTGACAGCGGATGAGAAGGCTCAGAGAGAACGAGAGAGAGCTGTAGAGCAGAGCACAGAGTAA
- a CDS encoding fungal fruit body lectin, whose amino-acid sequence MPYTVKVRVYQTNQNAYFHVVEKACWHYTDGCEWTEQNGVLSLYMGDSGTAGLLRFKNEQGKEAFSVALGVHLYKPWVDIITGLADNITGVQSLPEYYGETTDKTKRRESQKTEQTVLNIDRRNISAKYRVKEGENLELDIIIG is encoded by the coding sequence ATGCCCTACACCGTCAAAGTCCGTGTCTACCAGACCAACCAAAACGCCTACTTCCACGTTGTCGAGAAGGCCTGCTGGCACTACACCGACGGCTGCGAGTGGACAGAGCAAAACGGCGTGCTGTCCCTCTACATGGGCGACAGCGGCACCGCAGGCCTGCTGCGCTTCAAGAATGAGCAAGGCAAGGAAGCTTTCTCCGTTGCCCTCGGCGTCCACTTGTACAAGCCTTGGGTTGATATCATCACCGGTCTGGCTGATAACATCACTGGTGTCCAGTCCTTGCCTGAGTACTACGGCGAGACTACTGATAAGACCAAGAGACGCGAGAGTCAGAAGACTGAGCAGACGGTTTTAAACATTGATCGTAGAAATATTTCTGCAAAGTATCGTGTTAAGGAGGGAGagaaccttgagcttgatatCATTATTGGATAA